One region of Clavibacter michiganensis subsp. tessellarius genomic DNA includes:
- a CDS encoding oxidoreductase — MTSYRTPAATTEFAGKRAIVTGGSGGIGAAIVQRLLDGGATVVAAARSATAETPAGATFIAGDISTVDGVRTLAAATLDALGGVDIVVNNAGAARFHVGGIGTIPDEEWVDALALNYLSAVRVTHALLPALHDAGAGSAIINISSTAALDAAPQLAHYGAAKAALVAYGRALASELAPSGIRVATITPGNVLTPGADAIRQDLADALGVPLEATTADTPLGRPGDPRDIAEAVAFLASDRAQWITGSNLVVDGGELSRP; from the coding sequence ATGACCTCATACAGGACCCCAGCCGCGACCACCGAGTTCGCCGGGAAGCGCGCCATCGTGACGGGCGGCTCGGGCGGCATCGGCGCGGCGATCGTGCAGCGGCTGCTCGACGGCGGAGCCACCGTCGTAGCCGCCGCACGCAGCGCGACCGCCGAGACGCCCGCGGGCGCCACCTTCATCGCCGGCGACATCAGCACCGTCGACGGCGTGCGGACCCTCGCCGCGGCCACGCTCGACGCGCTCGGCGGCGTCGACATCGTCGTCAACAACGCGGGCGCCGCGCGCTTCCACGTCGGCGGCATCGGCACGATCCCCGACGAGGAGTGGGTCGACGCGCTCGCCCTCAACTACCTCTCCGCGGTGCGGGTCACCCACGCCCTGCTGCCCGCGCTCCACGATGCCGGGGCGGGCAGCGCGATCATCAACATCTCGTCCACGGCAGCCCTCGACGCGGCCCCGCAGCTGGCCCACTATGGCGCCGCCAAAGCCGCCCTCGTCGCGTACGGGAGGGCGCTGGCCTCCGAGCTCGCGCCCTCGGGGATCCGCGTCGCCACCATCACCCCCGGCAACGTCCTCACCCCCGGCGCCGACGCGATCCGCCAGGACCTCGCCGACGCCCTGGGCGTCCCGCTCGAGGCCACCACCGCGGACACCCCGCTGGGGCGCCCGGGAGACCCGCGGGACATCGCGGAGGCGGTGGCATTCCTCGCGTCGGACCGCGCACAGTGGATCACCGGGTCGAACCTCGTCGTCGACGGCGGAGAGCTCTCCCGCCCCTAG
- a CDS encoding acetylxylan esterase encodes MLIEPVDAARAHVSSHVDPEDFDAFWADTLAEAGQHDLDVRLAPVETDLALVDVQDVTFAGSGGTDVRAWLRTPAGATGPLPTVVSYVGYGGGRGRAEETLIYAAAGFAHLQMDTRGQGSYWSAGDTADHGEAGPAIPGFMTRGIASRETYYYRRLFTDAVRAVDVARSLDVVDPARIAVQGGSQGGGMALAVAGLRDDLAAVSAYVPFLCDIERATHITDAYPYHEVVDYLKTHRGRGEDVHAVLRYFDGVAFSRRATAPARFSVGLMDATCPPSTVYGAFNAYAGEKEIVEWEYNGHDGGGIDDELGTLAFLRRRMG; translated from the coding sequence ATGCTCATCGAACCCGTCGACGCCGCCCGCGCCCACGTCAGCAGCCACGTCGACCCCGAGGACTTCGACGCCTTCTGGGCCGACACCCTCGCGGAGGCCGGGCAGCACGACCTCGACGTGCGCCTCGCGCCGGTGGAGACCGACCTCGCGCTGGTCGACGTGCAGGACGTGACCTTCGCCGGATCCGGCGGCACCGACGTGCGCGCCTGGCTCCGCACCCCCGCGGGCGCCACCGGCCCGCTGCCCACGGTCGTCTCCTACGTCGGCTACGGCGGCGGGCGGGGACGCGCCGAGGAGACCCTGATCTACGCCGCCGCCGGCTTCGCGCACCTGCAGATGGACACCCGCGGCCAGGGCTCGTACTGGAGCGCCGGCGACACGGCCGACCACGGGGAGGCCGGACCCGCGATCCCTGGCTTCATGACCCGCGGCATCGCCTCCCGCGAGACCTACTACTACCGTCGCCTCTTCACCGACGCGGTGCGCGCGGTCGACGTCGCCCGCTCGCTCGACGTCGTGGATCCGGCGCGCATCGCCGTGCAGGGCGGCAGCCAGGGCGGCGGCATGGCCCTCGCGGTCGCGGGCCTCCGCGACGACCTGGCGGCCGTCTCCGCCTACGTGCCGTTCCTCTGCGACATCGAGCGGGCCACGCACATCACCGACGCGTACCCGTACCACGAGGTCGTCGACTACCTGAAGACGCACCGGGGCCGCGGCGAGGACGTGCACGCCGTGCTGCGGTACTTCGACGGCGTCGCGTTCTCGCGTCGCGCGACCGCGCCCGCGCGCTTCTCGGTCGGGCTGATGGACGCGACCTGCCCGCCCTCCACCGTCTACGGCGCGTTCAACGCCTACGCGGGCGAGAAGGAGATCGTCGAGTGGGAGTACAACGGCCACGACGGCGGCGGCATCGACGACGAGCTCGGAACGCTCGCGTTCCTGCGGCGGCGGATGGGGTGA
- a CDS encoding TetR/AcrR family transcriptional regulator encodes MTAGTAPGASAPAATATAAATASGARRGGKREKPEVRRAMIVAAARAVILRQGLTATGLRDIAAEGDVSVGTVTYHFASVAEILDEVVALETDRFYAGTVEEVDADPDPVHGIRLLVEPLFDGTDASEAHWRLWSDYWTAVSRKPALTPERLERLRVWEACLVRTIRRGVEGGVFRQVDAPEVALKLAAYSDGIATQLSQKVPGLDTARALEWIWTLLDAELADPAAGTSLFR; translated from the coding sequence GTGACGGCGGGCACGGCGCCGGGCGCGAGCGCGCCTGCAGCGACCGCGACGGCCGCTGCCACCGCGAGCGGCGCGCGCCGCGGCGGCAAGCGCGAGAAGCCCGAGGTGCGCCGGGCGATGATCGTCGCGGCCGCCCGCGCCGTGATCCTCCGCCAGGGCCTCACCGCCACCGGCCTCCGCGACATCGCCGCCGAGGGCGACGTGTCCGTGGGCACCGTCACGTACCACTTCGCCAGCGTCGCGGAGATCCTCGACGAGGTCGTCGCGCTCGAGACCGACCGGTTCTACGCCGGGACCGTCGAGGAGGTCGACGCGGATCCGGATCCGGTGCACGGCATCCGCCTGCTGGTCGAGCCGCTGTTCGACGGCACCGACGCGTCCGAGGCGCACTGGCGGCTCTGGTCGGACTACTGGACCGCCGTCTCGCGGAAGCCCGCCCTCACGCCCGAGCGCCTCGAGCGCCTCCGCGTGTGGGAGGCGTGCCTCGTGCGCACGATCCGCCGCGGCGTCGAGGGCGGCGTCTTCCGGCAGGTGGACGCGCCCGAGGTCGCGCTCAAGCTCGCGGCCTACAGCGACGGCATCGCGACGCAGCTGTCCCAGAAGGTGCCGGGCCTCGACACCGCGCGGGCGCTCGAGTGGATCTGGACCCTCCTCGACGCGGAGCTCGCCGATCCCGCCGCCGGGACATCGCTGTTCCGCTGA
- a CDS encoding TetR/AcrR family transcriptional regulator yields the protein MARPRKFDEQDVLVAVRQRFTETGYHGTSVDELSRVTGLSKGSLYGAFGDKEALFARVFDEYCTEAGGGVAALVEGPEDQALARLRAWLRSPEDDASRRDCLLAKGTAELAWADDAIAARSLAAFDGLLDSCRRLVEQAQRAGLVDPSADAEALGGVILATHRGLEALAEAGVDPVRRNRIADAAIAGIALHPAGA from the coding sequence ATGGCGCGACCTCGGAAGTTCGACGAGCAGGACGTGCTGGTGGCGGTGCGCCAGCGGTTCACGGAGACCGGATACCACGGCACCTCGGTGGACGAGCTGTCCCGCGTGACCGGCCTCAGCAAGGGCAGCCTGTACGGGGCGTTCGGGGACAAGGAGGCCCTCTTCGCGAGGGTGTTCGACGAGTACTGCACCGAGGCGGGCGGCGGTGTGGCCGCGCTCGTGGAGGGACCGGAGGATCAGGCGCTCGCTCGGCTGCGCGCGTGGCTGCGCTCGCCGGAGGACGACGCCTCGCGGCGCGACTGCCTCCTGGCGAAGGGGACCGCTGAGCTCGCCTGGGCGGACGACGCCATCGCGGCGCGCTCCCTCGCCGCGTTCGACGGGCTGCTCGACAGCTGCCGCCGGCTCGTCGAGCAGGCGCAGCGCGCAGGTCTCGTGGATCCGTCCGCCGACGCCGAGGCCCTCGGCGGGGTGATCCTGGCCACGCATCGGGGTCTCGAGGCGCTCGCCGAGGCGGGGGTCGATCCCGTCAGGCGCAACCGCATCGCGGACGCCGCGATCGCGGGCATCGCCCTCCACCCGGCAGGTGCGTGA